A window of the Branchiibius hedensis genome harbors these coding sequences:
- a CDS encoding DUF3145 domain-containing protein yields the protein MSASRTRAVARGVVFIHSTPVSLCPHIGWALESVLGQPVHLEWTKQPVSPGSVRTEFSWAAEPGTGARLTTALRGWEGVRYEVTEEPTPGCDGSRWASTPDLGIHHTWTNASGDAVVNEDRLRSVVIASGGDPERFRAEVAELLGTAWDQELEPFRYAGDGATVRWLHRVS from the coding sequence ATGTCGGCATCGCGCACGCGCGCCGTCGCTCGGGGTGTGGTGTTCATCCACTCCACCCCGGTTTCGTTGTGCCCGCATATCGGCTGGGCCTTGGAGAGCGTCCTGGGTCAGCCGGTCCATCTGGAATGGACCAAACAACCGGTGTCGCCCGGGTCGGTCCGCACCGAGTTCTCCTGGGCCGCCGAGCCCGGCACGGGCGCGCGGCTGACCACTGCGCTGCGGGGCTGGGAGGGCGTGCGCTACGAAGTCACCGAGGAGCCGACACCGGGATGCGATGGTTCGCGCTGGGCCAGCACGCCCGATCTCGGCATCCATCACACCTGGACCAACGCCTCCGGGGACGCCGTCGTCAACGAGGATCGGTTGCGGTCGGTGGTGATCGCCAGTGGCGGGGACCCCGAGCGGTTCCGGGCCGAGGTGGCCGAGTTGCTGGGCACGGCCTGGGACCAGGAACTCGAACCCTTCCGCTACGCCGGGGACGGCGCGACCGTCCGCTGGCTGCACCGCGTCTCCTGA
- a CDS encoding SGNH/GDSL hydrolase family protein: MPYPQTSCTSVVHIGDSTSDGLVASGGFLKNPAWDVDAQYKDVGVKNVTTDISGARAIIEHWNNQPNSLDAIEKFEKQGYQGCYVLAIGNNDLANMSVGGAGPMSMRIDLMMQHAGSNPVMWLTSRTLRTSGPYTDANFPALSSALIAACQKYPNLRVFDWRSEVQTSWYQPADKIHYTSHGYRERAERIARALANAFPASGATSSCVIHSGLSASQ, translated from the coding sequence GTGCCGTATCCGCAGACGTCGTGCACCTCGGTGGTGCACATCGGGGATTCGACCTCGGACGGCCTGGTCGCATCCGGCGGATTCCTGAAGAATCCGGCGTGGGACGTCGATGCGCAGTACAAGGATGTCGGAGTCAAGAACGTCACGACCGACATCTCCGGTGCCCGGGCAATCATCGAGCACTGGAACAACCAGCCGAACTCCCTGGATGCGATCGAGAAGTTCGAGAAGCAGGGTTACCAGGGCTGTTACGTGCTGGCGATCGGCAACAACGACCTGGCCAATATGAGTGTCGGCGGCGCCGGCCCGATGTCCATGCGAATCGACCTGATGATGCAACACGCCGGGTCGAATCCGGTGATGTGGCTGACCAGTCGCACGCTGCGCACCTCGGGTCCGTACACCGATGCCAACTTCCCGGCCCTGTCGAGCGCGCTGATCGCGGCCTGCCAGAAGTACCCGAACCTGCGGGTCTTCGACTGGCGCAGCGAGGTGCAGACCAGCTGGTACCAGCCGGCGGACAAGATCCACTACACCAGCCACGGCTATCGGGAGCGCGCTGAGCGGATCGCGCGTGCCTTGGCCAACGCTTTCCCGGCGTCCGGTGCCACGTCCTCGTGCGTGATCCACTCCGGGCTGAGCGCGAGCCAGTAG
- a CDS encoding general stress protein has product MSTNSLGLGAAARNTALKLEYPMSLATYATYPEAQKAVDLLSDKQFPVENCLIVGSDLKQIERVTGRLNWSKVITAGILSGAWFGLFIGLIFSLFVKNITVWQVVIYTALWGAVFGLIWSAIGYGFTRGQRDFSSVSAIVPSSFELLVEHKFAQQAGTLLDEAGLRGQSAGTPVLPSTPAAPSTPTDPPAAPPTA; this is encoded by the coding sequence ATGTCGACAAACTCGCTCGGTCTTGGCGCAGCCGCCCGCAACACCGCGCTCAAACTCGAATACCCGATGTCCCTGGCCACCTACGCCACCTACCCGGAGGCGCAGAAGGCGGTCGACCTGCTCTCGGACAAGCAGTTCCCGGTGGAGAACTGCTTGATCGTCGGCTCCGATCTGAAGCAGATCGAGCGGGTCACCGGCCGACTCAACTGGAGCAAAGTCATCACCGCCGGCATCCTGTCGGGAGCCTGGTTCGGTCTGTTCATCGGCCTGATCTTCTCGCTGTTCGTCAAGAACATCACCGTCTGGCAGGTCGTGATCTACACCGCCCTTTGGGGTGCCGTGTTCGGTCTGATCTGGTCGGCGATCGGCTACGGGTTCACCCGCGGCCAGCGTGACTTCAGCTCCGTCAGCGCCATTGTCCCGAGCAGCTTCGAGTTGCTGGTCGAGCACAAGTTCGCCCAGCAGGCGGGCACGTTGCTCGACGAGGCGGGCCTGCGGGGACAGTCGGCGGGCACCCCCGTGCTGCCGAGCACACCGGCGGCGCCCAGCACCCCCACCGATCCGCCGGCCGCGCCGCCCACCGCGTAG
- a CDS encoding PD-(D/E)XK nuclease family protein, which translates to MVTELLPLLGRSMQIGFNVFDVMRHGSHEKQLSNVFAWLLNPDLKATHGLKNLPQQIFLSEINRGLPGARQFRKTFEIVVQELNTADDGNPWDIADIVLENDTERVVIENYYTSDGHGHSYAGYLAHAERDGKRGAVVLLCRDQDSSLQSDGWENAHVVTYGAVVTELHRTLSTNHGYQRDHPDAYSFIDQMYRRFVKGRGRVEDRQLLEFMTAMCATGAAGRYARQAQQAAAEEFGDAIRDQAIERFGEGREVLQRVKNKLRSYSEQVLGPALNETFGDDFVRGVSANYRYSYQWTINFDVDSEGEGNSEAPLQLKFGPSAWFANEKDSASWKRVVEDPDYSRVFITRASRYEIRQTSVSLAEVLDGLPANDRRLHDAIIDLWRSPGDEMH; encoded by the coding sequence ATGGTCACCGAACTATTGCCGCTTCTCGGGCGATCAATGCAAATCGGCTTCAACGTCTTCGACGTGATGCGCCACGGCAGCCACGAGAAGCAGCTCTCCAACGTGTTCGCCTGGTTGCTGAATCCTGACCTGAAGGCAACGCACGGTCTGAAGAACCTGCCCCAGCAGATTTTCCTCTCGGAGATCAACCGCGGGCTTCCGGGTGCACGGCAGTTTCGGAAGACGTTCGAGATCGTCGTCCAGGAGCTCAACACGGCCGATGACGGCAACCCCTGGGACATCGCCGACATCGTTCTGGAGAACGACACCGAACGCGTCGTGATCGAGAACTACTACACCTCCGATGGTCACGGCCACAGCTACGCCGGCTACCTGGCGCACGCGGAGAGGGACGGCAAGCGTGGCGCGGTGGTCCTGCTCTGCCGGGACCAGGACAGCTCTCTGCAGAGCGATGGTTGGGAGAACGCCCACGTGGTCACCTACGGCGCCGTCGTGACGGAACTGCATCGGACTCTGTCGACCAACCATGGCTACCAGCGCGACCATCCCGACGCCTATTCCTTTATCGACCAGATGTACCGACGATTCGTAAAGGGCAGAGGACGCGTGGAAGACCGCCAACTTCTGGAGTTCATGACCGCTATGTGTGCAACGGGAGCCGCAGGCCGATATGCGCGGCAGGCACAGCAAGCAGCAGCTGAGGAGTTCGGCGACGCTATCCGAGACCAGGCCATCGAACGCTTCGGCGAAGGCCGAGAAGTTCTACAGCGAGTGAAGAACAAACTGAGGAGTTACAGCGAGCAAGTGCTGGGTCCTGCTCTGAACGAAACGTTCGGCGACGACTTCGTCCGCGGAGTCTCCGCGAACTACCGGTATAGCTACCAGTGGACTATCAACTTCGATGTTGACAGTGAGGGCGAGGGAAACAGCGAGGCCCCGCTGCAGCTGAAGTTCGGACCGTCCGCCTGGTTCGCCAACGAGAAGGACTCGGCGTCATGGAAGCGAGTGGTCGAGGATCCTGACTACTCTCGGGTGTTCATCACGCGGGCCAGCCGCTATGAAATCCGCCAGACGTCGGTCTCCCTCGCCGAAGTCCTCGACGGCCTACCGGCCAACGACCGCCGGTTGCACGACGCGATCATCGACCTGTGGCGGAGTCCGGGCGACGAGATGCACTGA
- a CDS encoding acyltransferase family protein, with product MPRPVSAKDTYLPGLDGIRAIAVAAVVLYHLNVPGLSGGLLGVGIFFTLSGFLITTILLRAWARTNSVGLVGFYLRRARRLFPAVVLVIAVVIVATLIADRDNLGATVGNGLAGLFYVANWHTIAAGGDYFAITAGNGGPLDHLWSLSVEEQFYFVWPLLLIGMIVLFRGNLRVVAVATGVLSAISFVLLYKFSIRPADVMPALWSTTRAYEGTDTRAGGLLIGAIFAIVLFERPFRATQGAWKVPVDILGLASLVGLGWIIYFSGSHPQSLYSWGILAQSLLTAILVISAIHPGSMIVRNLLGAQPFRWIGERSYGIYLWHLPVIYFTPQSWIDAHAVLVGIGQVAITLILSALSWTLLEDPIRRNGFRAAFKRPANAEGRRRAVPVIVSGFAALGLVASVGLGSASALGRGAAVADPGPDKPGAINTPPPTKTGKPVKNGIPGKTSCTSVAHIGDSTSIGLESPASLPNAADRITAQYKKVGVTTVKEDISGARAIVEHWNNQPNGEDAIEKFQKSGYKGCYVIALGNNDVANLSVGAAYSLDQRIDMVMKHTNNQPTLWLTSRTLRTVGPYRDEGFPALSTALQNACKRWPNLRVFDWRSEVQTSWYLPDDKIHYTTKGYQERAKRIALALANAFPKDGKPASTCLVYSGLKANQ from the coding sequence GTGCCACGCCCAGTATCCGCCAAGGACACCTATCTACCCGGCCTCGACGGCATCCGCGCCATCGCGGTGGCTGCGGTGGTGCTCTACCACCTCAACGTCCCCGGACTGTCCGGCGGCCTGCTCGGGGTTGGCATCTTCTTCACCCTCAGCGGCTTCTTGATCACCACGATTCTGTTGCGCGCCTGGGCGCGCACCAATTCAGTGGGACTGGTCGGTTTCTACCTGCGCCGGGCAAGGCGCCTGTTCCCGGCGGTCGTCCTGGTGATTGCGGTCGTGATCGTGGCCACGCTCATTGCCGACCGGGACAACCTCGGCGCCACGGTCGGCAACGGCCTGGCCGGGCTGTTCTACGTGGCCAACTGGCACACGATCGCCGCGGGCGGAGACTACTTCGCGATCACCGCCGGTAACGGTGGCCCACTGGATCACCTGTGGTCACTGTCCGTCGAGGAGCAGTTCTACTTCGTCTGGCCGTTGCTGCTGATCGGCATGATCGTGCTCTTCCGCGGCAACCTGCGCGTCGTGGCCGTCGCAACGGGTGTGTTGTCGGCGATCAGCTTCGTGCTGCTCTACAAATTCTCGATCCGGCCGGCTGATGTGATGCCCGCGTTGTGGAGCACCACGCGTGCCTACGAAGGCACCGACACCCGGGCCGGCGGCCTGCTCATCGGCGCCATCTTCGCCATCGTGCTCTTCGAACGACCCTTCCGGGCGACCCAGGGTGCCTGGAAGGTGCCGGTGGACATCCTGGGTCTGGCCAGCCTGGTCGGCTTGGGCTGGATCATCTACTTCAGCGGTTCGCACCCGCAATCCCTGTACTCCTGGGGCATCCTCGCGCAGTCGTTGCTGACCGCGATCCTGGTCATCAGCGCCATCCACCCCGGCTCGATGATCGTGCGCAACCTGCTCGGTGCGCAGCCGTTCCGGTGGATCGGCGAGCGCTCCTACGGCATCTACCTGTGGCACCTGCCGGTCATCTACTTCACCCCGCAGAGTTGGATCGACGCACATGCGGTGCTGGTGGGCATCGGCCAGGTGGCCATCACGCTGATCCTGTCGGCCCTGAGTTGGACCCTGCTGGAGGACCCGATCCGGCGCAACGGTTTCCGCGCCGCGTTCAAACGGCCAGCCAACGCCGAGGGTCGTCGGCGCGCCGTGCCCGTCATCGTGTCCGGCTTCGCCGCCCTCGGCCTGGTCGCCAGTGTCGGGCTGGGCAGCGCTTCCGCACTCGGCCGCGGCGCTGCGGTTGCGGACCCTGGGCCGGACAAACCGGGAGCGATCAACACCCCTCCCCCGACGAAGACCGGCAAACCGGTCAAGAACGGCATCCCGGGCAAGACCTCATGCACGTCGGTTGCGCACATCGGTGACTCCACGTCGATCGGACTTGAGTCCCCTGCCTCGTTGCCGAATGCCGCCGACCGGATCACGGCGCAATACAAGAAAGTCGGCGTCACCACGGTCAAGGAGGACATTTCCGGGGCCCGGGCCATCGTGGAGCACTGGAACAACCAGCCCAACGGTGAGGACGCGATCGAGAAGTTCCAGAAGAGCGGGTACAAGGGCTGCTACGTCATCGCCCTGGGCAACAACGACGTCGCGAACCTGTCCGTCGGCGCTGCGTACTCTCTCGACCAGCGCATCGACATGGTCATGAAGCACACCAACAACCAACCGACCCTGTGGCTGACCAGCCGCACGTTGCGCACGGTCGGCCCCTACCGCGACGAGGGCTTTCCCGCGTTGTCGACAGCGCTGCAGAACGCCTGCAAGCGGTGGCCGAACCTGCGCGTCTTCGACTGGCGCAGTGAGGTCCAGACCAGTTGGTACCTGCCCGACGACAAGATCCACTACACGACCAAGGGCTACCAGGAGCGGGCCAAGCGCATCGCCCTCGCCTTGGCGAACGCCTTCCCCAAGGACGGCAAACCAGCCTCAACCTGCCTGGTGTACTCGGGTTTGAAGGCCAACCAGTGA